The Bos taurus isolate L1 Dominette 01449 registration number 42190680 breed Hereford chromosome 18, ARS-UCD2.0, whole genome shotgun sequence nucleotide sequence CTGGAGAACGCCCTCATCGTCTTCCTCGTCTGCAGCCACACCGAGCTCCACaagcccatgtacttcttcctgggCAACCTCAGCTGCCTGGAGATGTGCTACGTGTCGGTGACCATGCCCAGCCTGCTCGCGGGGCTTTGGATGGGACCCTACCATGTGCCCTTCACAGCCTGCATGACCCAACTCTTCTTCTTCATCGTCCTCATCTGCACAGAGTGCACCCTCCTGGCCTCCATGGCCTGTGACCGCTACGTGGCCATCTGCCGCCCACTGCACTACCCGCTGCTCATGCGGCCCCAGGTCTGCCTGGGCTTGGCCGGGACTTCGtggcttggtgggctgctggtCTCGGTGGCCAAGACAGCGTGCATCGCCAGCCTGTCCTACTGCGGCCCCAACGTCCTcaaccacttcttctgtgacGTCTCCCCGCTGCTCAACCTGTCCTGCACCCACGTGGCCCTGACCGAGCTGGTGGACTTCCTCTCCGCCATCGTCATCTTCTGCGGGACGCTGCTTGTCTCCCTGGCCTCCTACTCGGCCATCGGGGTAACGGTGCTCCGCATGCCTTCGGCCGCCGCCCGGCAcaaggccttctccacctgcGCCTCCCACCTGGTGGTGGTGGGCATCTTCTACTTGGCAGCCCTCTTCATCTACTGCCGCCCCAGCCGCATCAGATCCATGGACCTCAACAAGCTGCTGTCCGTCGTCTACACGGTGGCCACGCCCATGTGC carries:
- the LOC617592 gene encoding olfactory receptor 6Z7, which codes for MERSLELGNMTRVQEFILLGLSTSPETREVLFAIFLTLYLLTLLENALIVFLVCSHTELHKPMYFFLGNLSCLEMCYVSVTMPSLLAGLWMGPYHVPFTACMTQLFFFIVLICTECTLLASMACDRYVAICRPLHYPLLMRPQVCLGLAGTSWLGGLLVSVAKTACIASLSYCGPNVLNHFFCDVSPLLNLSCTHVALTELVDFLSAIVIFCGTLLVSLASYSAIGVTVLRMPSAAARHKAFSTCASHLVVVGIFYLAALFIYCRPSRIRSMDLNKLLSVVYTVATPMCNPVIYCLRNREVHAALLRTLRWT